GGTATCACTACGTGTTCACACCGCACCAGCGGCTGCAGATGATCCCCGTTACGTTCGGGATCAGTTTCGGCAACTGACGCGGGACTCGCGCGCCGCGGCCAGCGCGGCGCGCCTAACGTGAAACCGGGCGACGGCAATCGGCCGCCGTCCGGTTTCGCTACGGCACGAGGCTGAGCGTGAGGCCGATGCTGCGCGTGCTCGGAAGGCCGGGCACCTCCTGACCCTGATCGGGCCCGGTGTCGAACACGCTTTGGGGATCGAAGTTGGGCGCGGCGCTGTGAACCAGAAGATTGCGACCGATTGCGGCGACCTCGAGCGTTCTCAGATGCAGTCGCGCCGCCACACGCGGCTGCACCGTGTACGCGAGCCGGACTTCCCGCAGCTCGATGGCGCTCCCGTCGAAGGCCGCGATGTTCGCATCGCCTGCGATGAACTCGTAGTACTCCTGCGGAGAGATGGCCGTCGTATTCGGCGTCCCGTCCGGGTTCACGCCCGGCAGAATGATCGTTCCGCCCTGTTGCCGCAGGCCGAGCGTGGACGAGAGCGTGCCGGCCATCGTTCCCCACATGTTCGTCCGGCTGTACACGCGGCCGCCGTGCCGACTGCCGACCAGGAGCACCAGCGAAAGCTGGCGATATCGCAGGTCGCTCTCGAGGCCGCCCACCCACGACGGCAGCTCCGAGCCGAGCGCCTGCAGTTGGTCCTCCGGCGTGCCGTCCTCGATGATCATTCGGCCTAACGAGTCGCGTACCGGCGCATAGGCAACGATGCTGCCGTACGGATGGCCGGTCAGGATCGACGCGCTGCCGATGCCGTTGATCCCGATCAGCGACGGCGGTCCCTGCACGTGGCTGTGGTTCTTCGCAAAGCGAAGGCCGAGGTCCCATTCGAGACCGTTTGCGCCCTTGACCGCGGCGCCGTTCAGCGCGAGCTCGATGCCGCGATCGGTAACGGCCAGCGAGCGCTCCGTCGGAGACGGGATCTCGAAGACGAGGAATCGCGACACCGTGCGTTCATCATAGTATGTGGCGCTGAGCGACGCGCGATCGTGCAGGAATCCGAGATCGATCCCTTCTTCCTGGGAGATCGTGCGATCGAGCAGCAAGAACTGAGTTTCGCCGCCGACCTGCGCCCAACTGGCCCGCAGCTTCCCGGCAGAGACCAGGCCGCCCAACATGCCGCGACTCGTTGGGCGCGCGAAATCGTAGGCGACGGAGACAGACGGGTAGAATTGAGGTCCCGTTGCCAACCAATCCTTGCGTCCGGTAGCGTCGAGAAAGAGCATGCTGTCGACCGACGCGCCAAGCCGCCCGTAGACGCTGTTCGTCTGGGCGCGGCGCGAACTGCGGGCCAGTGAGACCAGGCCGCCTAACTGATCCCTGATGGTGGTTGCTTGCGTCGTCAGGCCGCCGCGGGTCGCCAGGCCGGCGTCGAGGCTCATGGCGAGGGCCGCGGTCAACGGGCGTGCGACGCTCACCAGCAGATCGGAATTCTGTTCGCGATAGGTCGTGGCGCCCGCGGAACCGGTCACCTCGGTGAACAGCGGCTCGGTCGCCAGGACGTCTTGGGCGAACTCGCGATCGTGCCACCAGTCGATGCCGCTGCGGATGGACGCACGCAGCCACGGCGCAAATGCGTAGTCGGCGCTGATCACACCGAGCGCGTGATCCCGGTTGTCGCCGTTGGTATTGACGAACGCATCCCAGTACGGGTTGTTGATGCCGAAGGCAGTGGCGAACGAGTTCTGGCGCGTCGTCAGGGCGTCGGAGCGCATGCGGCTCGGATCGAGCGCGCTCCCCTCGAAGAGGAACACCTGAAAGGGATTGTCGCCATCCAGTCCCTGCACCGGCTGCTGTTTTGCGTCGAAGTGCGTGTACGCGCCATCGATGCGCACGCGCAGCCGCGGCAGCACATCCATGCCGGCCGACAACGACGTCCCCAGGCGATCGGAGCCGCTGTTCGGCGACACGCCGGCCTGGCCGACGCGCGAGATGCCTAACCGTACGTCGCCGCGCGCCGACGCGGCCGACACCGCGGCCGTCGTGGTCGACGTGTGCCCCTGCACGAGATAGTCTCGCAGATCGTTCGGCTGCGCCACCAGCGGCGCCGGCTGGCCGCTGCTCCACCACTGCACCTGCTCGGTGCCGTAGACCGCGGGCCCCCAGGTGCCGAAGCCGCCCGGCGAGTAGACGCCGTCGCTGCCCAACGCAAAGCGACTCTGGAACTGCGGGAGCCGCTGTGGCGACTCGAACGTGTAATCCTGGCGCGCGGTGACGGCAAAGCCGCTCGAGCGCGCGGCCCGCGTGGTCGTGATGAGCACGGCGCCGTTCTGCGCGCGGCTGCCGTACAGCGCGGCCGCGTTAGGCCCATTGAGCACGGTGATCGAGGCGACGTCGTTCGGGTCGATGTCGCCCAACAAGCTGCCGAAATCGATGTTGCCGTTCCGGCCGGTGACGCTCTGGTTGGCCACCGGTACGCCGTCGACGACGAACAGCGGCTGGTCGTTGCCGCCTGCCGTGCGCGCGCCGCGGAGCAACAGGCTCACCGAGCTGCCGGACGCGCCGGTGCCGCTGACGTCCGCGCCGGTGACGCGCCCGGCGAGCGCCCTCACGATGTTGGTCTCGCCCGCCGCGGTAAGCCCGTCGCCGGACACGGTCTGTTGGGCAGCGCCGAGCGATCCGCGATCGCGCTCGATGCCCAGCGCCGTGACGGCGCGGTGCGACGAATCGGCCGGAACGCCCGGGAGCACCGTCGCCGGCACAGTGTGTTGGGCAGCGAGCATTGGCGCGGCGGCTACCAGCGCCGCGCTCAAGGCGGCGGCGAGACGGCAGGCACAATGGGACATGGGATCGAGCGCGAGAGGAACGCGGCCGGGCGGCCGGAGTGGCCGAGCCGGCGCCGGCGCGTGCGGCATCGCGCGCGGGCCGCGTCCGTTAGGGAGGGAGTAACGTTAGGCGGCTGCGCCCGCCGCCGCAAGGCCGGCCGCGCCACCCGGTGCCGGCCAAGCGGCACGAACTGCCGGC
Above is a window of Gemmatimonadaceae bacterium DNA encoding:
- a CDS encoding TonB-dependent receptor plug domain-containing protein, with protein sequence MSHCACRLAAALSAALVAAAPMLAAQHTVPATVLPGVPADSSHRAVTALGIERDRGSLGAAQQTVSGDGLTAAGETNIVRALAGRVTGADVSGTGASGSSVSLLLRGARTAGGNDQPLFVVDGVPVANQSVTGRNGNIDFGSLLGDIDPNDVASITVLNGPNAAALYGSRAQNGAVLITTTRAARSSGFAVTARQDYTFESPQRLPQFQSRFALGSDGVYSPGGFGTWGPAVYGTEQVQWWSSGQPAPLVAQPNDLRDYLVQGHTSTTTAAVSAASARGDVRLGISRVGQAGVSPNSGSDRLGTSLSAGMDVLPRLRVRIDGAYTHFDAKQQPVQGLDGDNPFQVFLFEGSALDPSRMRSDALTTRQNSFATAFGINNPYWDAFVNTNGDNRDHALGVISADYAFAPWLRASIRSGIDWWHDREFAQDVLATEPLFTEVTGSAGATTYREQNSDLLVSVARPLTAALAMSLDAGLATRGGLTTQATTIRDQLGGLVSLARSSRRAQTNSVYGRLGASVDSMLFLDATGRKDWLATGPQFYPSVSVAYDFARPTSRGMLGGLVSAGKLRASWAQVGGETQFLLLDRTISQEEGIDLGFLHDRASLSATYYDERTVSRFLVFEIPSPTERSLAVTDRGIELALNGAAVKGANGLEWDLGLRFAKNHSHVQGPPSLIGINGIGSASILTGHPYGSIVAYAPVRDSLGRMIIEDGTPEDQLQALGSELPSWVGGLESDLRYRQLSLVLLVGSRHGGRVYSRTNMWGTMAGTLSSTLGLRQQGGTIILPGVNPDGTPNTTAISPQEYYEFIAGDANIAAFDGSAIELREVRLAYTVQPRVAARLHLRTLEVAAIGRNLLVHSAAPNFDPQSVFDTGPDQGQEVPGLPSTRSIGLTLSLVP